Proteins from one Anopheles nili chromosome 2, idAnoNiliSN_F5_01, whole genome shotgun sequence genomic window:
- the LOC128731854 gene encoding leucine-rich PPR motif-containing protein, mitochondrial has product MNHLRVVLTRQPRLCTVPFGRRRILQRASASSFQNVLVLLQQPSVSTRLLSQSVRLCQTVPNAVKQQSNTQHDRSARKPATDSNQLVEELRSDAVVYRRIQREKLNQLLSKPYEIPADAYEFLLQCCGSLLCAETFETRMKLFEQFWFYLGEPNQSHWKVLLQVYRENERSITDVPAFLESMGPGIERDAELYLGLLGVLAEKGDIAEMKLVAEMMQQTNIPLTVEQINLMIRGYGRAGDLDGVQLVLETMSASNVSANGQTYGELMIAFLEDGMADRVLKMVREKGSQLNEKHILELLSLALGGKTQPELIRALFMLLPEEMTNDGKVHAILRNVLSGLVRSGQYDGVMALLEELPAPQFRANESTDSYGTFIMVEMLRNDAPFDRLQKYLSWLIRTERNLRSLHVACECAAKAHHPYYSRLLAALAPLEALRPHYFWPLFIQRAESDGEAGVLGVLKTMQKLKVEPDQETITQYILPKLALTLKDAGTALKILEDRGVRMAVLMTPFIAHLLQQNRFDDVLAIIRRYPTKLDTELLMWPLMLLANVNRTAAHQRTLCEVLCAIRDRAADPRHDLAGQLLLELISNKKSKHDESSLQALLSEYDRFEIRISRIAAGVLKNHFARTAKRDASEATDGLLRKLTDDQLTILSKELFDTISVHPRDMNYDELECHLVELEQKRLNARGVLRRLLLLCVREGRHERALEVKKKCDQAKVDQSSGMLAALVELYTKVGDPEKAGKTLEQLRRQYPGFIVDEHKVIDYAALLVERGQLDGARKILRERATTGGMVRSDGQSSKNIWNLLTKSAQWAAKSSREATSPNTTQQLLDFLVELGYCTYENTLLGPVLREYLLAGHKRAAIEEFKRIALEKRRTPLQLEIITLLVGLTNGRDDDVPAPEAKTLLNETMQLVSQIHGSVNTNNTLIVALAEAGTEAQLRRMLINPEVRINHEYILTQCDFLVSGGKLDAVLRLAKCSKGLANVRDTDYLQLVLGHYVRENNCEAAVRLFERLLGEGDELKITTDFARKLSDLLEANNFEIPAGLRIYLK; this is encoded by the coding sequence ATGAATCATCTGCGTGTGGTTCTGACCAGGCAGCCACGGCTCTGCACCGTACCATTTGGCCGGCGTCGTATCCTGCAACGTGCATCAGCTTCCAGCTTCCAGAATGTCCTCGTACTTCTGCAACAACCGTCCGTATCCACCCGACTGCTATCGCAGTCGGTTAGGTTGTGTCAAACGGTGCCAAATGCCGTCAAACAGCAAAGTAATACGCAACATGACCGCTCCGCCCGGAAACCTGCCACCGACAGCAACCAGCTCGTGGAGGAACTCCGTTCCGATGCCGTCGTTTATCGCCGGATTCAGCGAGAAAAGTTAAACCAGTTGCTTAGTAAACCGTACGAAATACCCGCAGATGCGTACGAGTTCCTCCTGCAATGCTGCGGATCATTGCTGTGCGCCGAAACGTTCGAAACACGCATGAAGCTGTTCGAACAATTCTGGTTTTATCTAGGTGAGCCGAACCAAAGCCACTGGAAGGTACTGCTGCAAGTGTACCGTGAAAACGAGCGCTCCATCACGGATGTCCCCGCGTTCCTCGAAAGCATGGGACCTGGAATCGAACGGGATGCCGAGCTGTATTTGGGTCTGCTGGGTGTGCTGGCCGAGAAGGGTGACATCGCGGAGATGAAACTCGTGGCCGAGATGATGCAGCAGACCAACATACCGCTCACGGTCGAGCAGATCAACCTGATGATCCGGGGCTATGGCCGAGCCGGTGATCTGGACGGTGTACAGCTTGTTCTGGAAACGATGAGTGCCAGCAACGTGTCAGCGAACGGGCAAACCTACGGCGAACTGATGATAGCCTTCCTAGAGGATGGAATGGCCGATCGCGTCCTGAAGATGGTACGCGAAAAAGGCTCGCAACTAAACGAAAagcacatcctcgagctaCTGTCGCTGGCACttggaggaaaaacgcaacccgaGCTAATACGCGCCCTGTTCATGCTGCTTCCCGAGGAGATGACGAACGATGGCAAGGTTCACGCCATCCTGCGGAACGTCCTAAGTGGACTGGTACGATCCGGCCAGTACGACGGCGTGATGGCGTTGCTCGAAGAACTTCCAGCACCTCAGTTTCGCGCCAACGAAAGTACCGATTCCTACGGTACGTTCATCATGGTGGAAATGCTGCGCAACGATGCCCCATTCGATCGACTGCAGAAGTACCTTTCCTGGCTTATCCGCACGGAACGCAACCTGCGGTCCCTGCACgttgcgtgtgagtgtgccgCCAAAGCGCACCATCCGTACTACTCGCGTCTTCTAGCCGCACTGGCTCCCCTCGAAGCTTTGCGGCCACACTACTTCTGGCCACTGTTCATACAACGCGCCGAATCCGACGGTGAAGCTGGAGTCCTTGGTGTGCTGAAAACGATGCAGAAGCTAAAGGTGGAACCGGATCAGGAAACGATCACACAATACATCCTACCGAAGCTGGCCCTCACGCTTAAGGATGCCGGAACCGCGCTCAAGATCCTCGAGGACCGAGGCGTCCGGATGGCCGTGCTCATGACACCCTTCATTGCTCACCTGCTTCAACAGAACCGCTTCGACGATGTGCTGGCCATCATCCGGCGTTACCCAACGAAACTGGACACGGAGCTGCTGATGTGGCCGTTAATGTTGCTGGCAAACGTGAACCGAACGGCGGCACACCAGCGAACGCTGTGTGAAGTACTTTGCGCGATCCGGGACCGAGCGGCCGACCCACGGCATGATCTTGCCggacaactgctgctggagctgatCAGCAACAAGAAATCGAAACACGACGAAAGCAGCCTGCAAGCGCTCCTGTCCGAGTACGACCGGTTCGAGATTCGCATTTCACGGATAGCGGCCGGTGTTCTGAAGAACCACTTTGCGCGGACTGCGAAACGGGACGCCAGCGAGGCGACCGATGGTTTGCTGCGTAAGCTGACGGACGATCAGTTGACCATCCTGTCGAAGGAGCTGTTCGACACGATTAGCGTGCACCCGCGGGATATGAACTACGACGAGCTGGAGTGCCATTTGGTGGAGTTGGAACAGAAGCGGCTTAACGCGCGGGGAGTTTTGCGgaggctgttgctgctttgtGTGCGCGAGGGTCGGCACGAACGGGCACTCGAGGTGAAGAAGAAATGTGACCAGGCGAAGGTGGACCAAAGCTCGGGCATGCTGGCGGCACTGGTCGAGCTGTACACCAAGGTGGGTGATCCTGAGAAAGCTGGCAAAACGCTCGAACAGCTTCGTCGGCAGTATCCTGGGTTTATCGTGGACGAGCACAAGGTAATCGATTACGCCGCTTTGCTGGTGGAACGTGGCCAGCTCGATGGGGCTCGGAAGATATTGCGGGAGCGTGCCACTACCGGTGGTATGGTGCGTTCCGATGGCCAGTCAAGCAAGAACATCTGGAATCTGTTGACCAAATCCGCCCAGTGGGCGGCAAAATCTAGCCGAGAAGCAACCTCCCCGAACACCACTCAGCAGCTGCTGGATTTCCTCGTCGAACTCGGTTACTGCACGTACGAGAACACCCTGTTGGGTCCGGTGCTTCGGGAGTATTTGCTGGCCGGACATAAGCGCGCCGCCATCGAGGAGTTCAAACGGATCGCGTTGGAAAAGCGCCGAACGCCGCTGCAGCTCGAAATCATAACACTGCTGGTGGGGCTGACGAACGGTAGGGACGATGATGTTCCGGCTCCGGAAGCGAAAACCCTGCTCAACGAAACGATGCAGCTCGTGTCACAAATCCACGGCTCGGTTAACACCAACAACACGCTGATAGTGGCCCTGGCGGAAGCCGGAACCGAGGCGCAACTGCGCCGGATGTTGATCAATCCGGAGGTGCGCATCAACCATGAGTACATCCTGACGCAGTGTGATTTTCTCGTCAGCGGCGGGAAGCTGGATGCCGTGTTGCGGCTTGCCAAATGCAGCAAAGGGTTGGCGAACGTGCGCGACACCGACTATCTGCAACTCGTCCTGGGACACTACGTGCGGGAAAACAACTGCGAGGCGGCTGTGCGGCTTTTCGAGCGGCTGCTAGGCGAAGGGGACGAACTGAAGATTACGACGGATTTCGCGCGGAAGCTGTCGGATCTGCTGGAGGCGAACAACTTCGAGATACCGGCTGGTTTGCGGATTTATCTGAAATGA
- the LOC128720012 gene encoding dihydroorotate dehydrogenase (quinone), mitochondrial, with product MSACRVRTPNKIRSLIKVTGLGAAVFSAYSVCRGDEKFYNNVFMPIVRLIPPETAHDLAVLGVRLKLFRPAYKDTDRLKTSFLGMTFSNPIGIAAGFDKHGEAVQGLQLIGFGFVEIGSVTPEPQPGNPRPRIFRLNEDKAIVNRYGFNSEGHDVVFDRLRESRELQPTNQRVSLGINLGKNKLSNDAIADYVQGVKRFGALADYLVINVSSPNTPGLRTMQSKSTLQNLLTEVLKARATLPDNERRPILLKLAPDLSEEDLKEIVDVIRVKACAVDGLIVSNTTIDRPGTLKSNNAGQLGGLSGPPLRHRSTAMIAKVYKLTEGKIPIIGVGGIFTGEDAFEKIEAGASVVQLYTSFIFHGPPVVPKIKLELDRLLEQNGYANVQEAVGKGVEKFLS from the exons ATGAGCGCGTGCCGCGTGAGAACGCCG AACAAAATTCGATCGTTGATCAAAGTAACAGGACTGGGCGCTGCGGTTTTCAGTGCCTACAGCGTGTGCCGTGGCGATGAGAAGTTTTACAACAACGTGTTCATGCCGATTGTGAGACTGATACCACCGGAAACAGCACATGACCTAGCGGTACTTGGCGTTAGACTGAAACTGTTTCGCCCAGCGTATAAGGATACGGATCGTCTGAAAACCAGCTTCCTCGGTATGACGTTCAGCAACCCAATTGGAATTGCAGCCGGATTCGACAAGCATGGCGAAGCAGTTCAAGGCTTGCAGCTAATCGGTTTCGGGTTTGTTGAGATTGGATCCGTAACTCCCGAACCCCAACCGGGAAATCCAAGGCCTAGAATATTTCGTCTGAACGAAGACAAAGCCATCGTCAACCGATATGGCTTCAATAGTGAAGGGCACGATGTGGTATTCGATCGTTTGCGTGAATCTCGCGAGCTGCAGCCGACTAATCAGCGAGTTTCGCTGGGGATTAATCTCGGCAAGAATAAACTATCAAACGATGCGATTGCGGATTACGTGCAGGGTGTGAAGCGGTTCGGAGCTTTAGCGGACTATCTGGTGATTAATGTGAGCAGTCCAAATACGCCTGGTTTGCGGACCATGCAGAGCAAAAGCACTTTACAAAATTTGCTGACCGAGGTGCTTAAAGCACGTGCAACGCTCCCAGATAATGAGCGAAGACCGATACTGCTAAAGCTGGCACCGGACCTATCGGAGGAGGATCTGAAGGAGATTGTCGATGTAATTCGTGTCAAAGCTTGTGCCGTCGATGGACTTATAGTGTCAAACACGACCATCGACCGCCCGGGCACACTGAAAAGCAACAACGCCGGCCAGCTAGGAGGTTTAAGCGGTCCACCGCTAAGACACCGTTCGACGGCGATGATTGCAAAGGTGTACAAGCTGACGGAAGGAAAGATACCCATTATCGGAGTGGGAGGCATTTTTACGGGTGAAGATGCATTTGAAAAGATCGAAGCGGGCGCCAGTGTGGTGCAACTGTACACGTCGTTCATATTCCATGGGCCTCCGGTGGTACCAAAAATCAAACTCGAACTGGACCGTCTGCTGGAGCAGAATGGGTACGCCAACGTGCAGGAAGCCGTCGGAAAAGGTGTGGAGAAATTTTTATCGTGA
- the LOC128720517 gene encoding zinc finger FYVE domain-containing protein 1-like codes for MMQAEDTESLSWITDKPSAVDGGGTLTSQPPDVVSGPFTSLPLDMTDTDDLDDRRSPAMNGGQLDGGGSKKERSFLLMDEQERICVRSADQFCKRLSLSPDTKLKVVSIFGNTGDGKSHTMNHALFGGRDVFKTSSEQASCTMGIWAAYQRQKNVLALDTEGLLGETVNENRQMRMLLKVLAISDLIIYRTRAERLRTDMYKFLGTASKAFTKYFSGALQALDLPGPPQALGPAVIIFHETHNTEVLKEDDDGKKEEDILRERFAKLRLELSAFSSLRYVGVRSAKPPTNYEPLRMVWEKEIRNTAVRSPRLPRVVFEALLALNNKFNGDLSPLPFNAFPEQYFTCTTYCKSCDARCQLSMGHLELKEDHRCGSVCRYQHQHENKVYLCNRCHVNGRQVVVSIQTQKSTDSSWMGLALYAWSGSVIECPHCGEIYRSRQHWYGNKAPEQNAVRTEIVHVWNDGGLQLQGPAHSAQLVLDGVAYITDAMASVGSQPTKLVKSWVTDKIRPAYWRPDSEIIHCKGCIRNFDQHGLKKHHCRSCGEGFCNHCSKHEMPVPCRGWNYPVRVCNSCWNDGRNGGTIGEGTGGGRGLNGVPSSNGNHQPEQPHQHHRPDRELEERACTDDDADLLVTSSSAGTTGSDIDEANNILVRRYGEAVINTISNIGAVLEYPKDFIKESARPSYWVPDAEAPNCVICELEFGSPEELQMVVSHGKLKGSPLTSGSSSPVASPARRTENGSSGAGTDARSNGTATRTSAASKHGVPGSTGRSSTYRSIDRRRHHCRACGNAVCAGCSQNRRPVPKRGWVSDTRVCNTCYTAED; via the exons aTGATGCAAGCGGAGGACACCGAGAGCCTGTCGTGGATCACCGATAAG CCATCAGCAGTCGATGGAGGTGGCACACTCACGTCACAACCACCGGATGTGGTATCCGGTCCGTTTACATCACTCCCACTTGACATGACGGATACCGATGACCTGGACGATCGCCGGTCACCTGCAATGAACGGTGGCCAGCTGGATGGTGGTGGTAGCAAGAAGGAGCGCAGTTTCCTGCTGATGGACGAACAGGAGCGCATATGCGTCCGTTCAGCGGACCAGTTCTGCAAACGGCTGTCCTTATCACCCGACACCAAGCTGAAAGTCGTCTCAATATTCGGCAACACCGGTGACGGAAAATCCCACACAATGAACCACGCACTGTTCGGTGGTCGGGACGTTTTCAAAACGTCCTCGGAGCAAGCGTCCTGCACGATGGGCATTTGGGCTGCGTACCAGCGCCAGAAGAACGTGCTCGCCCTCGACACCGAAGGTTTGCTCGGTGAAACGGTGAACGAGAACCGGCAGATGCGTATGCTGCTGAAGGTGCTCGCCATCTCGGATCTCATCATTTACCGGACGCGAGCCGAGCGGTTGCGTACGGACATGTATAAGTTTTTGGGCACCGCCTCGAAGGCGTTCACGAAGTACTTCTCGGGCGCACTGCAGGCACTCGATTTGCCTGGACCACCACAAGCACTCGGACCCGCCGTCATCATCTTTCACGAGACGCACAACACGGAGGTGCTGAAGGAGGACGACGATGGTAAAAAGGAGGAGGACATCCTACGCGAACGGTTCGCCAAGCTGCGACTCGAACTGAGCGCGTTCAGCTCGCTTCGGTACGTTGGTGTACGTTCTGCTAAACCTCCGACGAACTACGAACCGTTGCGCATGGTTTGGGAGAAAGAGATCCGTAACACGGCCGTCCGATCGCCCCGGTTGCCGCGTGTCGTCTTCGAGGCGCTGCTCGCGCTGAACAATAAGTTTAACGGCGACCTCAGCCCACTGCCGTTCAATGCCTTCCCGGAGCAGTACTTTACGTGCACGACCTACTGCAAGTCGTGTGACGCTCGTTGCCAGCTTTCGATGGGTCATCTCGAGCTGAAGGAGGATCACCGGTGCGGTAGTGTCTGCCGGTATCAGCACCAGCACGAGAACAAGGTGTATCTGTGCAATCGGTGTCACGTCAATGGCCGACAGGTTGTGGTCAGTATTCAGACGCAAAAATCCACCGACTCGTCCTGGATGGGGTTGGCGCTGTACGCTTGGAGTGGATCCGTTATCGAGTGTCCGCATTGTGGTGAGATTTATCGCTCGCGTCAGCACTGGTATGGGAACAAGGCGCCCGAGCAAAATGCGGTTCG GACGGAGATCGTGCATGTGTGGAACGATGGAGGTCTCCAGCTGCAAGGACCAGCCCATTCCGCCCAGCTCGTCCTCGACGGGGTTGCTTATATCACGGATGCCATGGCCAGCGTCGGATCACAACCGACGAAACTCGTTAAATCATGGGTCACCGATAAAATCCGTCCCGCTTACTGGCGACCGGATAGTGAGATCATT CACTGCAAAGGATGCATCAGAAATTTCGACCAGCACGGCCTCAAGAAGCACCACTGTCGAAGCTGTGGTGAGGGATTTTGCAACCACTGCTCAAAGCACGAGATGCCCGTACCCTGTCGCGGTTGGAATTACCCGGTGCGAGTGTGTAATAGCTGCTGGAACGATGGACGGAATGGTGGCACGATTGGCGAAGGTACTGGCGGCGGAAGAGGCTTGAATGGTGTGCCATCTTCGAACGGGAACCACCAACCGGAGCAGCCACATCAGCACCATCGGCCAG ATCGTGAGCTAGAAGAGCGTGCGTGTACTGACGACGATGCTGACCTCCTCGTGACGTCTTCTTCTGCAGGCACCACCGGTAGCGACATCGACGAAGCGAACAACATTCTCGTGCGTCGATACGGGGAAGCGGTCATCAACACGATCAGCAACATTGGTGCGGTGTTGGAGTATCCTAAAG ACTTTATAAAGGAATCGGCACGCCCTTCATACTGGGTTCCGGATGCCGAGGCACCGAACTGTGTCATCTGTGAGCTTGAGTTCGGCTCACCGGAAGAGCTACAGATGGTGGTATCGCACGGTAAGCTTAAGGGCTCACCGCTCACATCCGGATCGTCCTCTCCGGTGGCATCGCCTGCCCGACGTACCGAAAACGGTTCCAGCGGTGCCGGAACAGATGCGCGCTCAAATGGTACCGCCACGCGTACGTCGGCCGCTAGCAAACATGGCGTCCCGGGATCCACTGGACGGTCCTCCAcgtaccgatcgatcgatcgacggagACATCACTGCCGCGCGTGTGGCAATGCGGTTTGTGCGGGTTGCTCGCAAAATCGTCGCCCCGTACCGAAACGGGGCTGGGTTAGCGATACGCGCGTCTGCAACACGTGCTACACGGCGGAAGATTAG